The Candidatus Jordarchaeales archaeon genome includes a window with the following:
- a CDS encoding ATP-grasp domain-containing protein: MMEKLLVVGFNARPIAAQAKMCGFRVFAIDYWGDIDIYKWVDDIVVIRDYAGAHASFADVAVELVQSMAQKHHVDGVLIGSGLDDRWDCLEKIGSIAPIIGNDPLRVKRARLKIELYEELKKRGVKVPETHVVKDRREAVAAARELGFPVVVRREAGGGGLGVHLARSKEEVELLFERCAGAGRVLVQERVKGEDLSASVLCDGRRAVTLTVNRQLVGVPWLGGREFLYCGNIVPHESERTRKSVAKVAEKICEFLGLVGSNGVDFVLRGGEPVFIEVNPRFQGTIECVTMVTGLNIVEKHIDAFYGKLPGRIEVKGFAAKGVVYSKGEAVVPDLRDIPFLYDITRPGEVVGAGTPVCSVQVTAPTPGQCMEKLREIVKSVYNRLGQSET, translated from the coding sequence ATGATGGAGAAGTTGCTTGTCGTTGGTTTTAATGCAAGGCCTATAGCGGCCCAAGCGAAAATGTGTGGGTTTCGTGTCTTTGCTATAGATTATTGGGGGGACATTGACATTTACAAGTGGGTTGACGATATCGTCGTAATCAGGGATTACGCCGGCGCACATGCCAGCTTTGCCGACGTCGCCGTAGAGTTAGTTCAATCTATGGCTCAAAAGCATCACGTTGATGGTGTCCTCATAGGAAGCGGGTTGGACGACAGGTGGGATTGCTTAGAAAAAATAGGAAGCATTGCACCGATAATTGGAAATGACCCTTTAAGGGTCAAAAGGGCCAGATTGAAGATTGAGCTTTACGAGGAGTTGAAAAAGAGAGGGGTTAAAGTTCCAGAAACACATGTTGTGAAGGACCGGCGTGAGGCTGTTGCTGCTGCTCGAGAGTTGGGCTTCCCTGTCGTCGTGAGGAGGGAAGCGGGGGGAGGGGGACTTGGGGTGCACTTGGCTCGAAGCAAGGAGGAAGTAGAGTTACTCTTCGAGCGCTGTGCGGGAGCGGGAAGAGTGCTTGTTCAAGAGCGTGTTAAGGGAGAAGATCTAAGTGCATCTGTGCTATGTGATGGTAGGAGAGCTGTTACTTTGACGGTGAATAGGCAGCTGGTGGGGGTCCCTTGGCTTGGGGGTAGAGAATTCCTCTATTGTGGGAATATAGTTCCTCACGAGTCGGAAAGGACCCGTAAAAGCGTAGCTAAAGTAGCTGAGAAGATATGCGAGTTCTTGGGGCTTGTGGGTTCTAATGGTGTTGATTTTGTACTAAGGGGTGGAGAACCAGTATTCATAGAGGTTAATCCCAGGTTTCAGGGGACGATTGAGTGTGTAACCATGGTAACTGGGTTAAATATTGTTGAAAAACACATTGATGCATTTTACGGAAAACTTCCGGGAAGGATTGAAGTAAAGGGGTTCGCAGCGAAAGGGGTTGTCTACTCTAAGGGAGAAGCGGTAGTCCCAGACCTGAGGGACATACCATTCCTCTACGATATAACAAGGCCGGGGGAGGTTGTAGGAGCTGGGACACCTGTGTGCAGCGTTCAGGTTACTGCCCCTACCCCAGGACAATGTATGGAAAAACTTAGGGAAATAGTTAAATCAGTTTACAATAGGCTTGGGCAATCTGAGACTTGA
- a CDS encoding MBL fold metallo-hydrolase encodes MFLGTAASIPTPTRSLPSILIDEEMLVDCGEGTAQKLLSTKLLDSVKRLIITHSHLDHSGGIATLIWTMWLHGRKELLLISGPSYIEDLVSSLLKKFGTPLDKLTFNISYPERFTDIQFAPVDHHPETFALRVEKRNIKVCYSSDTAPCSSLVRLAHRCDLLIHEASFLDEEKQLAHALKHSTAGDAGRVAQEAEAKRLVLFHWPWKLEGREHLLVEEAEQFFHGEVILARDLESLSL; translated from the coding sequence GTGTTCTTAGGTACCGCTGCAAGCATTCCAACCCCCACGAGAAGCTTACCATCTATCTTGATAGATGAAGAGATGCTAGTGGACTGCGGAGAAGGAACCGCACAAAAACTCCTCTCAACAAAGCTACTAGACTCCGTTAAGCGCTTAATAATAACCCACAGCCACCTGGATCACTCAGGCGGGATAGCCACTCTAATTTGGACCATGTGGCTTCATGGGAGGAAAGAACTCCTGCTCATTAGCGGTCCAAGTTACATTGAAGACCTAGTTTCCTCTCTTTTGAAGAAATTCGGAACCCCACTAGATAAATTGACCTTCAATATCAGCTATCCAGAACGTTTCACAGACATACAATTTGCTCCCGTAGACCATCACCCTGAAACATTCGCCTTAAGAGTTGAGAAAAGAAACATCAAGGTGTGTTACTCAAGCGACACAGCCCCTTGCAGTTCACTAGTTCGCCTAGCTCACCGCTGTGACCTGTTAATCCACGAAGCCTCATTTCTAGACGAGGAAAAACAACTCGCACACGCACTTAAACACAGTACAGCCGGCGACGCCGGCAGAGTGGCGCAAGAAGCAGAAGCTAAAAGGCTTGTACTTTTCCATTGGCCTTGGAAATTAGAGGGAAGAGAGCACCTTTTAGTGGAAGAAGCCGAACAGTTTTTCCACGGAGAAGTTATACTTGCACGAGATCTAGAATCTCTCTCATTATAA
- a CDS encoding Lrp/AsnC family transcriptional regulator, whose product MKRSRVKLDQLDKKILEAMCKDARKPLRKVAEELGVSEPTLYSRVRSLQRKGIIRQFTVKLDMEMLGYVTNGFVLINVDPAKEEKIVQFLAEIPEIVEIHRLLGENDIMVKIVCKDVSEMRKLLLEKIRELDGVELVKGFLCIKTDKDSYNDLISKFKKEQ is encoded by the coding sequence TTGAAAAGAAGTAGGGTGAAGTTAGATCAGCTGGATAAGAAAATACTCGAGGCAATGTGTAAGGATGCGCGCAAACCTCTCAGGAAGGTAGCTGAGGAACTTGGCGTATCTGAACCGACACTGTACAGTAGAGTTAGAAGTTTACAGCGGAAGGGTATCATCAGGCAGTTTACAGTAAAACTAGACATGGAAATGTTGGGATACGTGACTAACGGCTTTGTTTTAATCAATGTTGACCCGGCAAAAGAAGAAAAAATCGTGCAGTTTCTAGCTGAAATACCGGAAATCGTGGAAATCCACAGACTCCTAGGCGAAAACGACATCATGGTGAAAATAGTTTGCAAAGACGTGTCTGAAATGCGCAAGCTTCTGCTCGAAAAAATAAGGGAGCTTGATGGCGTAGAGCTCGTTAAAGGCTTCCTCTGCATAAAAACTGATAAAGACTCGTATAACGACTTAATCTCAAAGTTCAAGAAAGAGCAATAA
- a CDS encoding geranylgeranylglyceryl/heptaprenylglyceryl phosphate synthase: MSSSWEQVMSMGNGRVFNYLLKVRSEEGVVHLTLIDPDPLKQPPEVAGKIAKYACDAGTDAIMVGGSTAFGILDETIEKIKGVTDLPVILFPGNVSGISKLADAIFFMSVLNSRNPYFITKAQALGAFAVKLYGLEAIGMAYLIVEPGGTVGYMSEANLLPRNKPQIAAAYALAAQYMGFKLVYLEAGSGASEHVPCEMISLVSKTIDIPLIVGGGIRTEDEAARVVEAGADMIVQGTIAEETALKDKGVTLKKAIESAKKAGAKRLANNDKRFST; the protein is encoded by the coding sequence GTGTCTTCTAGTTGGGAGCAGGTGATGTCAATGGGAAATGGGCGAGTATTCAATTACCTTTTGAAGGTGCGCTCCGAGGAAGGCGTTGTCCACCTGACCCTAATAGACCCCGACCCTCTCAAACAACCTCCAGAAGTAGCTGGAAAAATAGCTAAGTATGCGTGCGATGCGGGTACAGACGCGATAATGGTCGGTGGCTCAACGGCCTTCGGTATACTCGACGAGACTATTGAAAAGATAAAAGGGGTAACAGATTTGCCCGTAATCCTCTTTCCGGGAAACGTCTCCGGCATTTCTAAACTTGCCGACGCGATATTTTTTATGAGTGTTTTAAACTCGAGAAACCCCTACTTCATAACCAAGGCTCAAGCTTTGGGAGCTTTTGCCGTCAAATTATACGGGTTAGAAGCTATAGGGATGGCTTACTTAATTGTTGAACCGGGAGGAACAGTTGGATACATGAGCGAAGCGAACCTGCTTCCCAGAAACAAGCCCCAGATAGCTGCGGCGTACGCGCTGGCAGCCCAGTACATGGGCTTCAAACTAGTTTACCTCGAAGCAGGTTCAGGGGCAAGCGAACACGTGCCATGCGAAATGATTTCACTGGTATCTAAGACGATAGACATACCTCTCATTGTGGGCGGGGGTATTAGGACGGAAGATGAAGCCGCGAGAGTAGTTGAGGCGGGGGCAGACATGATAGTGCAAGGAACAATCGCTGAAGAAACTGCCTTGAAGGATAAGGGTGTCACTCTTAAGAAAGCTATAGAGTCTGCGAAGAAAGCTGGAGCAAAAAGGCTTGCGAACAACGACAAAAGGTTTTCTACATAA
- the pheA gene encoding prephenate dehydratase, which translates to MSDEKLLRELRSKVDAIDEKLIELLAERMNLIKEIAHVKSRLKLSIRDVQREAEIMSHIEKLAEEKGLDWDFVQEIFTRILRKGREIEGEIRKNILRVAYLGPRGTFTEEATKKFFNNVEAELIPITTISGVISMVEKGHADMGVLPIENSVEGSVTTTLDLLVRSNVKICGEIILPVEHCLIGKEKIDFKEITAVYSHPQALAQCRNFLAKNLPQARLYETSSTAEAVRLVALSDSYDIAAIGSAAAAELYGLLVLARGIQDEQTNETRFAVIGMKDMPPTGEDKTSIAIFLLQDRPGALCEVLEEFKERNINLTRIESRPSKKILGDYIFFIDLEGHIAQPEVKESIEKIKLKAGSVKILGSFPKARRQNNCWRCSSGTN; encoded by the coding sequence TTGTCTGACGAAAAATTGCTTAGAGAACTGAGAAGTAAGGTTGACGCCATCGATGAGAAGCTTATCGAGCTACTCGCAGAGCGAATGAACCTCATAAAAGAAATAGCGCACGTAAAGTCCCGTCTCAAACTCAGCATAAGAGATGTGCAAAGAGAAGCCGAAATAATGTCTCATATCGAAAAACTAGCCGAAGAAAAAGGCTTAGACTGGGACTTTGTTCAAGAAATATTCACAAGGATACTCAGAAAAGGAAGAGAAATTGAGGGCGAAATTAGGAAAAACATTCTCAGAGTCGCCTACCTCGGCCCACGGGGTACATTCACAGAAGAAGCTACAAAGAAGTTCTTCAACAACGTTGAAGCGGAACTAATACCCATAACCACAATTTCAGGAGTAATTTCCATGGTCGAAAAGGGGCATGCAGACATGGGCGTCCTTCCAATAGAAAACTCCGTTGAAGGTTCTGTGACGACAACCCTAGACCTGTTGGTTAGAAGTAACGTCAAGATCTGCGGCGAAATAATCCTCCCAGTGGAGCATTGCCTAATAGGAAAGGAAAAAATAGACTTTAAAGAGATAACTGCGGTTTACTCTCACCCCCAGGCGCTGGCACAGTGTAGAAACTTCCTCGCCAAAAACCTACCTCAAGCGCGATTGTATGAAACAAGCAGTACGGCGGAAGCTGTCAGACTAGTTGCTCTAAGTGACTCTTACGACATTGCGGCCATAGGAAGTGCTGCAGCTGCAGAATTATACGGACTGCTAGTCCTTGCAAGAGGCATACAAGACGAACAGACTAACGAGACACGCTTCGCCGTAATAGGCATGAAGGATATGCCCCCAACGGGAGAAGACAAGACATCTATAGCAATTTTCCTACTTCAAGACAGGCCTGGTGCCCTGTGCGAGGTACTTGAAGAGTTCAAAGAGCGAAACATAAATCTAACAAGAATAGAGTCTAGGCCAAGCAAGAAAATACTGGGTGATTACATCTTCTTCATAGACCTAGAAGGACATATAGCCCAACCTGAAGTTAAAGAGTCCATTGAAAAAATAAAGTTAAAGGCTGGATCAGTAAAAATACTAGGGTCATTTCCTAAGGCTAGGAGGCAAAACAATTGCTGGAGATGTTCAAGTGGAACGAACTGA
- the cofG gene encoding 7,8-didemethyl-8-hydroxy-5-deazariboflavin synthase CofG: MFKWNELKNLAPLADSKRRQFFGNTITFSRNVFIPLVNLCRNKCAYCGFRREPWEKDARVLYPDEVKSMLLQGKKAGCSEALFTFGEKPEEVYPSVRRELKKIGGYSSVLEYLYDMCLEALKIGLLPHSNPGVLTEEEIRALKEVNASMGLMLENISERLCGKGGPHEHSPGKHPKLRLNTIAHAGKCRIPFTTGLLIGIGETMEEVIASLKAICILHEKYGHIQEVIIQNFTPKVNTPMSNHPPPSYEYYSTVVSLARIMLPGDVSIQIPPNLNQEHIASLIRVGANDLGGISPITPDYINPSNPWPCLEKVEEAVAKVGATLRERLPIYPKYVKREEFLSEIVADVVASLADEEGYRRRYP, translated from the coding sequence ATGTTCAAGTGGAACGAACTGAAAAATCTTGCTCCACTCGCCGATAGTAAAAGAAGGCAGTTTTTCGGTAACACTATAACGTTCTCGAGGAACGTTTTCATACCGCTCGTCAACCTTTGCAGAAATAAGTGCGCCTACTGCGGTTTTAGGAGAGAGCCCTGGGAAAAAGATGCCCGCGTCCTCTATCCAGACGAAGTCAAGTCCATGTTGTTGCAGGGTAAAAAAGCTGGTTGCTCAGAGGCGCTTTTCACGTTCGGAGAGAAGCCGGAAGAAGTCTACCCCTCAGTGCGCCGTGAGTTGAAGAAGATTGGCGGCTACTCTTCGGTATTAGAGTACCTTTACGACATGTGCCTGGAAGCACTCAAAATAGGCCTTCTGCCGCACAGCAATCCCGGCGTCCTCACAGAGGAGGAAATCAGAGCTCTCAAAGAAGTAAATGCGAGCATGGGTCTGATGCTTGAAAACATAAGTGAAAGGTTATGCGGTAAAGGCGGCCCACATGAGCACAGTCCTGGAAAACACCCTAAGTTAAGGTTGAACACCATAGCCCATGCAGGAAAGTGTAGGATACCGTTCACAACAGGCCTCCTCATAGGTATAGGGGAAACCATGGAAGAAGTGATTGCGAGCCTCAAGGCAATCTGTATCCTACATGAAAAGTACGGGCATATTCAAGAGGTTATCATCCAAAACTTCACTCCAAAGGTGAACACTCCAATGAGTAACCATCCTCCTCCCAGTTATGAGTACTACTCGACTGTCGTGTCATTGGCGAGAATAATGCTTCCCGGAGACGTTAGCATACAGATCCCGCCAAACTTAAACCAGGAACACATAGCGTCCTTAATTAGAGTGGGTGCGAACGACCTTGGAGGAATTTCCCCCATAACGCCGGACTACATTAACCCGTCAAACCCCTGGCCATGTCTCGAAAAAGTTGAAGAGGCGGTTGCAAAGGTAGGGGCGACCTTAAGGGAAAGGCTTCCTATTTACCCGAAATATGTTAAAAGGGAGGAATTTCTCTCAGAGATAGTGGCTGATGTGGTTGCGTCACTTGCTGACGAAGAAGGATACAGGAGGAGATATCCTTAA
- the cofH gene encoding 5-amino-6-(D-ribitylamino)uracil--L-tyrosine 4-hydroxyphenyl transferase CofH — protein sequence MLDVIDGEVSYILERALDGHLITVKEAETLFKVTGKELLALISVADELRRRIVGNIVTYVVNRNINFTNICINRCLFCAFSRPLGSAEGYMISLEELKKKVLEAVKLGATEVCIQGGLHPDADIELYLDIIRTVRAVSPNIHIHAFSPMEVKHASVNSGMSVESVLKAFKEAGLDSMPGTAAEILVDKVRRVICPNKIRTAEWIRIIKAAHRIGIPTSSTMMYGHIESERDKAVHIDILRRIQRSTGGFTEFVPLSFIHEKTSLYRMGLSKPGATGLEDVKVYAISRLMLGDVIRNIQVSWVKLGVKFAQFCLNAGANDFGGTLMEENISRFAGSTSGEYLPPSEIERIIRDCGRIPAQRTTTYEIIKVSF from the coding sequence ATGCTTGATGTTATAGATGGCGAGGTAAGCTACATACTTGAAAGAGCCCTCGACGGCCACCTTATTACAGTCAAGGAAGCTGAAACCCTCTTCAAAGTTACAGGTAAAGAGCTTTTAGCATTAATTAGTGTTGCCGACGAGTTAAGGCGCCGCATAGTGGGCAATATTGTGACGTATGTAGTTAACAGAAACATAAACTTTACGAACATTTGCATCAACCGGTGTCTTTTTTGCGCGTTTAGCAGACCACTTGGCTCTGCTGAAGGATACATGATCTCCCTAGAAGAGTTAAAGAAGAAGGTTCTCGAAGCAGTTAAACTCGGTGCGACAGAAGTCTGCATACAGGGTGGTTTACATCCCGACGCGGACATAGAACTGTATTTAGACATTATAAGGACTGTGCGAGCGGTCTCGCCAAACATCCACATTCACGCATTCAGCCCTATGGAAGTAAAACATGCGTCAGTAAACTCGGGTATGAGTGTGGAGAGTGTACTTAAAGCGTTTAAGGAAGCCGGACTGGACTCTATGCCGGGAACAGCTGCTGAAATACTCGTCGATAAGGTTAGACGCGTGATATGTCCAAACAAAATTAGGACAGCAGAATGGATCCGAATAATTAAGGCCGCTCATAGAATTGGAATTCCGACATCGAGCACAATGATGTACGGTCACATCGAAAGTGAAAGGGACAAAGCAGTACACATAGACATTCTCAGGAGAATTCAAAGGTCGACAGGCGGCTTTACGGAGTTCGTCCCCCTAAGCTTCATCCACGAAAAGACAAGCCTCTATAGAATGGGGTTATCCAAACCTGGTGCAACTGGCCTGGAAGACGTCAAAGTGTACGCCATCTCCAGACTAATGCTGGGCGACGTCATAAGGAACATACAGGTTTCGTGGGTTAAACTTGGAGTAAAGTTTGCCCAGTTCTGTCTAAACGCCGGCGCAAACGACTTCGGTGGAACGCTAATGGAGGAGAACATATCAAGATTTGCTGGGTCAACGAGCGGAGAGTATCTTCCACCAAGCGAGATAGAACGAATAATAAGGGACTGCGGCAGAATACCCGCCCAAAGAACGACGACATACGAAATAATAAAAGTAAGTTTTTAA
- the albA gene encoding DNA-binding protein Alba: MSDENSVYIGNKPVMNYVLACITLFHNGKNEVVIKARGRSISRAVDVAEIVRNRFMTNVYPKEIRIGTETLSTESGNPVNVSTIEIVLAKK; encoded by the coding sequence ATGTCAGACGAAAACAGCGTGTACATCGGAAACAAGCCCGTAATGAACTACGTGTTGGCATGCATAACTTTGTTCCACAACGGGAAAAACGAGGTTGTCATAAAAGCTAGAGGGAGATCAATTAGTAGAGCAGTGGACGTAGCGGAAATTGTGAGAAACAGATTTATGACAAACGTCTACCCCAAAGAAATCAGAATAGGCACTGAAACACTGAGCACAGAGTCCGGCAATCCAGTCAACGTTTCAACAATTGAAATAGTGCTTGCCAAGAAGTAA
- the purB gene encoding adenylosuccinate lyase, which translates to MSVHPCEYRYYTPEMKRIFTEESRLQKWLDVEAALARAHARLGKIPVEAAEEISRKASTKYVKLERVKEVEKEISHDVMAMVRVLSEVCEGDAGKYVHLGATSYDIVDTAWALTLKDAISIIERRLRELKNVLLDLAMEHKETICVGRTHGQHAIPFTYGMKFAIWASEVNRHLERLKECARRVIVGKMSGAVGTMAGFGEEGFEVQRLVMEELGIGEVEIANQIVPRDNYAELIFLNALIAATLNRIAKEIRDLQRTEIGEVFEPFGAKQVGSSTMSHKRNPHRSERVCGISRVVMSHVFPALENAALLEHERDLTNSSAERIILPESFILLDYILSEMIQILKGLEFNYENIERNLNLTGGLIMSENVMLNLVKKGLGRQEAHEILRTLAIKCVKEKIPFKRAILEHEVLKNLVTEEELEEWLNPKNYIGTAVEQVERIVKRLRD; encoded by the coding sequence TTGAGCGTTCACCCGTGTGAATACAGGTACTATACGCCTGAAATGAAAAGGATTTTCACAGAAGAGAGTAGGCTTCAAAAGTGGTTAGACGTTGAGGCTGCGCTTGCAAGGGCTCATGCTAGGCTGGGAAAAATACCGGTGGAAGCTGCTGAGGAGATTTCCAGAAAGGCGTCGACAAAGTATGTTAAGCTTGAACGAGTTAAAGAAGTAGAGAAGGAAATTAGCCACGACGTCATGGCTATGGTTCGCGTCCTTTCAGAGGTCTGTGAGGGGGATGCTGGAAAGTACGTGCACCTGGGGGCGACGAGCTACGACATTGTCGATACAGCGTGGGCGCTTACACTTAAAGACGCTATAAGTATCATCGAAAGGCGCCTTAGAGAACTTAAAAACGTATTGCTCGACCTGGCCATGGAACACAAGGAGACCATTTGTGTTGGGCGGACACACGGACAGCACGCTATCCCCTTCACTTACGGGATGAAGTTTGCAATATGGGCTAGTGAGGTCAACAGACACTTGGAAAGACTGAAAGAGTGTGCTAGAAGAGTAATTGTTGGTAAGATGAGCGGCGCAGTTGGAACAATGGCTGGTTTTGGCGAAGAGGGCTTCGAAGTTCAGAGACTTGTAATGGAAGAGCTTGGTATAGGCGAAGTCGAAATAGCTAACCAGATAGTGCCCCGTGACAACTATGCAGAACTAATATTCCTCAACGCTCTCATAGCGGCAACCCTCAACAGAATCGCAAAAGAGATAAGGGACCTTCAAAGAACAGAGATAGGAGAGGTTTTCGAGCCGTTCGGCGCCAAGCAAGTTGGCTCATCAACAATGAGCCACAAGAGGAACCCCCACCGGTCAGAGCGCGTTTGCGGCATTTCGAGGGTTGTAATGTCCCACGTTTTCCCAGCGCTCGAAAACGCCGCTCTCCTAGAACATGAACGTGACCTCACGAACTCCTCCGCTGAGCGCATAATACTCCCAGAGTCATTCATACTCCTAGACTACATTCTATCCGAAATGATACAGATACTCAAGGGGTTAGAGTTCAACTACGAGAACATAGAGCGAAATCTAAATCTCACAGGTGGGCTCATAATGAGTGAAAACGTAATGTTAAACCTGGTGAAGAAAGGTCTAGGCAGACAAGAAGCACACGAAATACTCAGAACCTTGGCAATAAAGTGTGTCAAAGAGAAAATCCCCTTCAAGAGGGCAATCCTTGAGCACGAGGTACTAAAGAACCTCGTTACGGAAGAAGAGCTCGAAGAATGGCTAAACCCCAAAAACTACATAGGAACTGCGGTCGAACAAGTGGAAAGAATAGTTAAGCGCCTCAGAGATTAA
- a CDS encoding Nre family DNA repair protein, whose product MVKPQVPREVCVSCKGSRLLCGKPRCPILMKFQFFAPVKDVVSKQEISGSSPPSFFVGHFGYPQVFVGPMLPPVSGENVSVFDRVEEWFGRNIEEILGYRSILVRGVVRVDVKGGWGRPVLEAQEAVMSFKPVDMEVMLEKKPRLKVEFDSHAQPMGPSAPLKSLKVTSNPVVPRKVDEIVGDSDLKASEGVVQLYLEGFPVSYISRLLSAALLGVEENRKLVPTRWAITATDDIISEDILSRVRGYPEIDKVMVFRESYLDNHFVILMVPHAWSFEQLEAWYPGTAWLLKGVKPVVVGDYEGYRGRKEYAFNVSGAYYAARLAVAEYLDRIRRQALVIVFREVRPGYIMPLGVWVIRETVRAALRGKPRVFEDVNEAIGYVKENLKLEWGYWRAKSVLLDLLLKQRTLKEFC is encoded by the coding sequence ATGGTTAAACCTCAGGTCCCGCGTGAGGTCTGTGTTTCATGTAAAGGGTCTCGGCTTCTTTGTGGTAAGCCTAGATGCCCCATTCTTATGAAGTTTCAGTTCTTTGCACCAGTGAAAGATGTTGTTTCGAAGCAAGAGATTTCCGGTTCTTCGCCACCTTCCTTCTTTGTGGGGCATTTTGGTTACCCTCAAGTGTTTGTTGGTCCGATGCTGCCGCCTGTTTCGGGCGAAAACGTTAGCGTGTTTGATAGGGTTGAGGAGTGGTTTGGAAGAAATATTGAAGAGATTTTGGGTTACAGGAGTATCCTTGTTAGGGGGGTGGTTAGAGTAGACGTGAAGGGGGGTTGGGGGCGCCCGGTCTTAGAGGCTCAAGAGGCTGTAATGAGTTTTAAGCCCGTCGATATGGAGGTGATGTTGGAGAAAAAGCCGAGGTTAAAGGTGGAGTTTGACAGCCACGCTCAGCCTATGGGTCCCTCAGCACCTTTAAAGAGCCTAAAGGTGACCAGCAACCCTGTAGTTCCACGAAAGGTCGATGAAATCGTAGGGGATTCAGATCTTAAAGCTTCGGAGGGTGTGGTGCAGCTTTACCTTGAAGGGTTCCCGGTAAGCTACATTTCCCGACTTTTATCGGCAGCATTACTTGGGGTAGAGGAAAACAGGAAGCTTGTTCCGACGAGGTGGGCGATAACAGCCACAGATGACATCATATCGGAGGATATTCTCTCAAGGGTTAGGGGATACCCTGAAATAGACAAGGTTATGGTTTTTAGGGAATCTTACCTTGATAATCACTTTGTGATATTAATGGTTCCACATGCTTGGAGTTTTGAGCAGCTTGAGGCATGGTATCCTGGAACCGCCTGGCTTCTTAAGGGAGTAAAGCCTGTTGTAGTGGGAGATTATGAGGGTTATAGGGGGCGTAAGGAGTATGCATTCAATGTTTCGGGAGCATATTATGCGGCGCGATTGGCCGTGGCTGAATACTTGGACAGGATTAGAAGGCAGGCTTTGGTTATAGTGTTTCGAGAAGTTAGGCCCGGATACATCATGCCTTTGGGAGTGTGGGTTATACGGGAAACTGTTAGGGCGGCGTTGAGAGGTAAGCCTAGAGTGTTTGAGGATGTTAATGAGGCTATAGGGTACGTCAAGGAGAACCTTAAACTTGAGTGGGGGTATTGGCGGGCGAAAAGTGTGCTTCTAGATTTGTTGTTGAAGCAAAGGACGTTGAAGGAGTTTTGTTAA
- a CDS encoding TatD family hydrolase gives MVDPHVHSVFRSLEDFEALSVAGVTDIVSVAFYPVTPSSPATLIDHFRHILEAEPERFSGLPIKVHSAVGIHPRCIPGDVKPVFEYMAEVVDRCVAVGEIGLETASDLETEVLERQLRLCKEKDVPAIVHTPRKNKKPVTDKIINVVKRVGYYNIMIDHVNIENIELVESLDVHIGLTVQRGKLNPETLLQIIEQYVTKNPEKFLLDTDLGREPSDLFSLPKAVQFLRVKGIDRETIELISSKNASSLLKL, from the coding sequence ATGGTTGACCCCCATGTTCACTCCGTTTTCAGGTCGCTTGAAGACTTTGAAGCTTTAAGTGTTGCCGGGGTAACGGACATAGTTTCAGTCGCGTTTTACCCTGTTACGCCTTCAAGCCCCGCTACCTTAATAGACCACTTTAGGCATATTCTTGAAGCCGAGCCGGAAAGATTCAGTGGCTTACCTATTAAAGTTCACTCAGCGGTGGGTATTCATCCAAGATGTATACCCGGGGACGTGAAGCCTGTATTCGAGTACATGGCGGAAGTCGTAGATCGTTGTGTTGCAGTTGGGGAAATAGGGCTTGAAACAGCCTCAGACCTTGAAACAGAGGTGCTTGAGAGACAGCTTAGATTGTGCAAGGAGAAGGATGTACCAGCAATAGTCCATACACCTCGGAAGAACAAAAAACCTGTCACGGATAAGATTATTAATGTAGTAAAACGCGTTGGCTACTACAACATTATGATAGATCACGTCAACATCGAAAACATAGAGTTAGTTGAAAGTCTAGATGTTCACATAGGTTTAACAGTTCAGCGCGGAAAACTTAACCCGGAAACCTTACTTCAAATTATTGAGCAATATGTTACAAAAAATCCCGAGAAATTCTTGCTAGACACAGACCTGGGGCGCGAGCCTTCAGACCTATTCTCCCTACCGAAAGCAGTGCAGTTCCTACGTGTGAAAGGCATCGACCGCGAAACCATAGAACTTATTTCAAGCAAAAACGCCAGCTCCCTTCTTAAACTATAA